A section of the Castanea sativa cultivar Marrone di Chiusa Pesio chromosome 12, ASM4071231v1 genome encodes:
- the LOC142618992 gene encoding BRCA1-associated RING domain protein 1, with protein MEHSMNMKSDNSSSSKRLLINPWLFHYQKLALELKCPLCLNLLHKPMLLPCNHIFCNSCIPISAQHESDCPVCKSQYFNKDLRAAPFIENLVTIFRGLEATYCSNLFQPVSSDSGRVLEQGQASLYTDKFSNGSVEGAKSSSGQSVFSLTANKRVQVPLNLNCSVDDGVGKNDKFENHNSPVVGKGGGEGDKFTGGVNMNPPSDSLLMRRENHEECRVVEIEMNLGAQSLPDSPLSFGDAKGSDDDSCGRGSEHSPENSLSKGAINKSFEDRKRQLRHECSGNETEDGHSRDIKRQKKLNYGSSEFIPLVVSHSEISVAPNSELELESRVPPVTPQQAVSTVSIKSICAFCQSSKVSETSGPMLHYANGKKVVGDEATHSNVIHVHTICIDWAPQVYYDDDENVKNLKAEVARGAKLKCSRCGKKGAALGCYMKSCRKSYHVPCAAEIANCRWDNENFLMLCPAHSSVRFPNEKPKSGKQVLKDHPEPIQKATQQSNGWEAPSDGAKEWVLCGSALSTEERILMVKFASMCGATVTKFWKPNVTHVVAATDAQGACTRTLKVLMAILNGRWILKIDWIKACMEAMHPVNEEPYEVSLDNHGCCDGPKTGRLLALNNAPKLFNGLKFYFTGGFVPEYEEDLCDLVMTAGGTVLTSKEELVPQSCDGQAKILVVYNLDPPQGSKVGEEVDILWKRLTEAQDVAANIGSQVIGHTWLLESIAACELQPLFS; from the exons ATGGAGCATTCTATGAACATGAAGAGTgataatagtagtagtagtaaaaGACTTCTCATCAACCCATGGCTTTTCCATTACCAAAAACTCGCTCTCGAGCTCAAATGCCCTCTCTg CTTAAACTTGCTTCACAAACCAATGTTACTCCCATGCAATCACATTTTCTGCAA TTCATGTATACCCATTTCAGCACAGCATGAATCAGACTGCCCTGTCTGTAAATCTCAGTATTTCAACAAAG ATTTAAGGGCTGCACCTTTCATAGAAAATTTGGTTACAATCTTCAGGGGATTGGAAGCTACTTACTGTTCCAATCTTTTTCAGCCTGTTTCATCTG ATTCTGGGAGGGTTTTGGAGCAAGGCCAGGCCTCACTTTATACTGATAAATTTAGTAATGGGAGTGTTGAAGGAGCTAAATCAAGCAGTGGGCAGTCCGTCTTTTCATTAACGGCTAATAAGCGAGTTCAGGTTCCGTTGAATTTGAATTGTTCTGTTGACGATGGGGTTGGCAAGAATGATAAATTTGAGAACCACAATTCACCAGTAGTTGGTAAAGGTGGCGGGGAAGGAGACAAATTTACTGGCGGTGTGAATATGAATCCACCATCAGACAGCCTACTAATGAGACGTGAGAACCATGAAGAGTGCAGAGTTGTGGAAATAGAAATGAATCTGGGGGCACAGTCACTACCAGATAGCCCTCTATCTTTTGGTGATGCCAAGGGTTCAGATGATGACAGCTGTGGTCGGGGCAGTGAGCAT AGTCCAGAAAATTCTTTGAGCAAGGGAGCCATCAACAAAAGTTTTGAAGATAGGAAGAGGCAGTTGAGACATGAGTGTTCTGGCAACGAAACTGAAGATGGTCATTCGAGGGACATCAAGAGGCAAAAGAAATTAAACTATGGCTCATCAGAGTTCATTCCTTTGGTTGTTTCCCATTCTGAAATCTCAGTGGCTCCCAATTCTGAATTGGAGCTTGAGTCTAGGGTGCCTCCTGTTACTCCGCAGCAGGCTGTGTCAACCGTGTCAATTAAAAGCATTTGTGCATTTTGCCAGTCTTCTAAAGTCTCTGAG ACTAGTGGCCCAATGTTGCATTATGCTAATGGGAAAAAGGTAGTGGGAGATGAGGCAACCCATTCAAATGTCATACATGTTCACACAATATGCATTGATTG GGCACCACAAGTATATTATGATGATGACGAAAATGTTAAGAATTTGAAGGCGGAAGTGGCAAGGGGTGCCAAGCTCAAGTGCAGCAGGTGTGGAAAGAAGGGAGCAGCACTGGGTTGCTATATGAAATCCTGTCGAAAAAGCTATCATGTTCCTTGTGCAGCAGAAATAGCCAATTGTCGCTGGGATAAT GAAAACTTTCTCATGCTCTGTCCAGCTCATTCTTCTGTCAGGTTTCCAAATGAGAAGCCCAAGTCTGGAAAACAAGTCTTAAAGGATCATCCTGAGCCAATTCAGAA AGCAACTCAGCAGTCCAACGGTTGGGAAGCTCCATCAGATGGAGCTAAAGAATGGGTTTTATGTGGATCTGCTCTATCCACAGAAGAGAGG ATTCTTATGGTCAAGTTTGCGAGCATGTGTGGTGCAACTGTGACCAAGTTCTGGAAACCGAATGTAACACACGTGGTTGCAGCCACAGATGCACAGGGTGCGTGCACCAGGACACTGAAAGTTCTAATGGCCATTTTGAATGGGAGATGGATTCTTAAAATTGACT GGATAAAAGCATGCATGGAAGCCATGCATCCTGTGAATGAAGAGCCTTATGAAGTTAGTCTTGACAACCATGGTTGTTGTGATGGCCCCAAAACTGGCAGGCTTTTGGCTTTAAACAAT GCGCCAAAGCTCTTTAATGGGTTGAAGTTCTATTTCACTGGTGGCTTTGTGCCTGAATACGAGGAAGACCTCTGTGATCTGGTTATGACAGCAGGAGGTACTGTCTTGACAAGTAAAGAAGAATTGGTGCCACAAAGCTGTGATGGCCAGGCAAAGATACTAGTTGTTTACAACCTTGATCCCCCACAAGGATCCAAGGTAGGAGAAGAAGTTGATATTCTTTGGAAAAGATTAACTGAGGCACAGGATGTAGCTGCCAATATTGGATCCCAAGTCATTGGTCACACATGGCTTTTGGAATCAATTGCTGCATGTGAGTTGCAGCCTCTTTTCAGCTGA
- the LOC142619051 gene encoding protein NRT1/ PTR FAMILY 5.2-like isoform X1, with protein sequence MVEEKGPADEREDYTEDGTVDLKGRPVFRSKTGRWKACYFIVGYEVFERMAYFGIASNLVIYLTDKLHEGTVNSANNVTNWAGTVWLTPILGAYIADTYLGRYWTFVIASGIYLLGMCLLTLTVSLPTLKPPSCGYEVKAVDCNKPASSLQVGIFYFALYIIAIGTGGTKANISTMGADQFDDFEPKERFHKLSFFNWWVFSIFFGTLFSNTFLIYIQDNVGWSLGYGLPTIGLLISVLVFLVGTPFYRHKLPSGSPIIKITKVLAAAVRKWKVTVPNDPKELHELRLEEYAKYGKYRIEYTPSLRFLNKAAVKTRAASPWMLCPVTQVEETKQMMKMLPILIATIIPSVIVAQSNTLFIKQGATLNRSMGPHFQIPPACLQAFVTIFMLISIVIYDRFFVPTVRRYTKNPRGISLLQRLGIGLTLHVIIMVTAYLAERKRLKVARENQIFGKSDTVPLTVFILLPQFGLVGIADAFVEVAKLELFYDQAPESMKSLGTSYFTSTFGIGNFLSSFLLKTVANITKRHGHKGWILDNLNASHLDYYYAFLAILSFLNFFFFLLIAKHFVYNVDVTESKRGIATETSGKASSQDNEALKTGLS encoded by the exons ATGGTAGAAGAGAAAGGCCCTGCAGATGAAAGAGAGGATTACACAGAAGATGGGACTGTGGATCTCAAGGGTAGACCTGTTTTCAGATCAAAGACTGGGAGATGGAAAGCTTGTTATTTCATTGTAG ggtATGAAGTGTTTGAGAGGATGGCATATTTTGGGATTGCATCAAATCTAGTGATATATCTAACCGATAAGCTCCATGAAGGCACTGTAAACTCTGCAAACAATGTGACCAACTGGGCTGGTACTGTATGGTTGACACCCATTTTAGGTGCCTACATTGCAGATACTTATCTCGGCCGATATTGGACTTTTGTCATTGCATCAGGAATTTATCTCTTG GGAATGTGCCTCTTAACCCTAACAGTCTCATTGCCAACCTTAAAACCACCATCTTGTGGTTATGAGGTCAAAGCAGTGGACTGCAACAAACCAGCCTCATCTTTGCAAGTGggtatattttattttgctttataCATAATTGCTATTGGGACTGGTGGAACCAAGGCCAACATTTCAACCATGGGGGCAGACCAATTTGATGACTTTGAGCCAAAGGAAAGGTTCCACAAGCTCTCCTTCTTTAATTGGTGGGTGTTTAGCATTTTCTTTGGCACCCTCTTCTCAAACACTTTCTTGATCTACATACAAGATAATGTGGGTTGGAGCCTTGGCTATGGCCTTCCAACAATTGGCCTATTGATTTCAGTTTTGGTGTTCTTGGTGGGTACTCCATTTTATAGACACAAACTGCCTTCAGGGAGTCCTATCATTAAGATAACTAAAGTACTTGCGGCTGCTGTAAGGAAGTGGAAGGTAACTGTCCCAAATGACCCAAAAGAGCTTCATGAGTTGAGATTGGAAGAATATGCCAAATATGGGAAATACAGAATTGAGTACACCCCTTCATTAAG ATTCCTTAACAAAGCAGCGGTAAAGACCAGGGCAGCCTCACCATGGATGTTATGTCCAGTGACCCAAGTAGAAGAAACCAAGCAAATGATGAAAATGCTTCCAATTTTGATTGCAACAATTATACCAAGCGTCATAGTAGCTCAATCAAATACACTTTTTATCAAACAAGGCGCCACCCTAAATAGGAGCATGGGTCCTCATTTTCAAATCCCTCCAGCATGCCTCCAAGCATTTGTGACCATCTTCATGCTGATAAGCATCGTAATCTATGACCGCTTCTTCGTTCCAACAGTCCGGCGCTACACAAAGAACCCTAGAGGGATTTCATTACTACAAAGACTAGGAATTGGCCTTACGTTGCATGTTATTATCATGGTCACAGCTTACCTTGCTGAAAGAAAGAGACTCAAGGTTGCAAGAGAAAACCAAATATTTGGCAAAAGTGATACAGTTCCTCTTACTGTTTTCATTCTCCTCCCTCAGTTTGGATTGGTGGGCATCGCTGATGCCTTTGTGGAAGTTGCAAAGCTAGAGTTGTTCTATGACCAGGCTCCAGAAAGCATGAAAAGCCTGGGAACCTCATATTTCACTAGTACCTTTGGAATTGGTAACTTCCTCAgtagttttcttttaaaaacaGTGGCTAATATCACCAAAAGGCATGGCCACAAGGGCTGGATTTTGGATAATCTAAATGCATCTCATTTAGATTACTATTATGCTTTCTTAGCCATCCTCAGCtttctcaacttcttcttctttctgcttATAGCTAAGCACTTTGTTTACAATGTTGACGTGACAGAATCCAAGAGGGGCATAGCCACGGAAACCTCAGGAAAAGCATCATCTCAAGATAATGAAGCCTTGAAGACGGGACTAAGCTGA
- the LOC142619051 gene encoding protein NRT1/ PTR FAMILY 5.2-like isoform X3 — MVEEKGPADEREDYTEDGTVDLKGRPVFRSKTGRWKACYFIVGYEVFERMAYFGIASNLVIYLTDKLHEGTVNSANNVTNWAGTVWLTPILGAYIADTYLGRYWTFVIASGIYLLGMCLLTLTVSLPTLKPPSCGYEVKAVDCNKPASSLQVGIFYFALYIIAIGTGGTKANISTMGADQFDDFEPKERFHKLSFFNWWVFSIFFGTLFSNTFLIYIQDNVGWSLGYGLPTIGLLISVLVFLVGTPFYRHKLPSGSPIIKITKVLAAAVRKWKVTVPNDPKELHELRLEEYAKYGKYRIEYTPSLRFLNKAAVKTRAASPWMLCPVTQVEETKQMMKMLPILIATIIPSVIVAQSNTLFIKQGATLNRSMGPHFQIPPACLQAFVTIFMLISIVIYDRFFVPTVRRYTKNPRGISLLQRLGIGLTLHVIIMVTAYLAERKRLKVARENQIFGKSDTVPLTVFILLPQFGLVGIADAFVEVAKLELFYDQAPESMKSLGTSYFTSTFGIESKRGIATETSGKASSQDNEALKTGLS; from the exons ATGGTAGAAGAGAAAGGCCCTGCAGATGAAAGAGAGGATTACACAGAAGATGGGACTGTGGATCTCAAGGGTAGACCTGTTTTCAGATCAAAGACTGGGAGATGGAAAGCTTGTTATTTCATTGTAG ggtATGAAGTGTTTGAGAGGATGGCATATTTTGGGATTGCATCAAATCTAGTGATATATCTAACCGATAAGCTCCATGAAGGCACTGTAAACTCTGCAAACAATGTGACCAACTGGGCTGGTACTGTATGGTTGACACCCATTTTAGGTGCCTACATTGCAGATACTTATCTCGGCCGATATTGGACTTTTGTCATTGCATCAGGAATTTATCTCTTG GGAATGTGCCTCTTAACCCTAACAGTCTCATTGCCAACCTTAAAACCACCATCTTGTGGTTATGAGGTCAAAGCAGTGGACTGCAACAAACCAGCCTCATCTTTGCAAGTGggtatattttattttgctttataCATAATTGCTATTGGGACTGGTGGAACCAAGGCCAACATTTCAACCATGGGGGCAGACCAATTTGATGACTTTGAGCCAAAGGAAAGGTTCCACAAGCTCTCCTTCTTTAATTGGTGGGTGTTTAGCATTTTCTTTGGCACCCTCTTCTCAAACACTTTCTTGATCTACATACAAGATAATGTGGGTTGGAGCCTTGGCTATGGCCTTCCAACAATTGGCCTATTGATTTCAGTTTTGGTGTTCTTGGTGGGTACTCCATTTTATAGACACAAACTGCCTTCAGGGAGTCCTATCATTAAGATAACTAAAGTACTTGCGGCTGCTGTAAGGAAGTGGAAGGTAACTGTCCCAAATGACCCAAAAGAGCTTCATGAGTTGAGATTGGAAGAATATGCCAAATATGGGAAATACAGAATTGAGTACACCCCTTCATTAAG ATTCCTTAACAAAGCAGCGGTAAAGACCAGGGCAGCCTCACCATGGATGTTATGTCCAGTGACCCAAGTAGAAGAAACCAAGCAAATGATGAAAATGCTTCCAATTTTGATTGCAACAATTATACCAAGCGTCATAGTAGCTCAATCAAATACACTTTTTATCAAACAAGGCGCCACCCTAAATAGGAGCATGGGTCCTCATTTTCAAATCCCTCCAGCATGCCTCCAAGCATTTGTGACCATCTTCATGCTGATAAGCATCGTAATCTATGACCGCTTCTTCGTTCCAACAGTCCGGCGCTACACAAAGAACCCTAGAGGGATTTCATTACTACAAAGACTAGGAATTGGCCTTACGTTGCATGTTATTATCATGGTCACAGCTTACCTTGCTGAAAGAAAGAGACTCAAGGTTGCAAGAGAAAACCAAATATTTGGCAAAAGTGATACAGTTCCTCTTACTGTTTTCATTCTCCTCCCTCAGTTTGGATTGGTGGGCATCGCTGATGCCTTTGTGGAAGTTGCAAAGCTAGAGTTGTTCTATGACCAGGCTCCAGAAAGCATGAAAAGCCTGGGAACCTCATATTTCACTAGTACCTTTGGAATTG AATCCAAGAGGGGCATAGCCACGGAAACCTCAGGAAAAGCATCATCTCAAGATAATGAAGCCTTGAAGACGGGACTAAGCTGA
- the LOC142619051 gene encoding protein NRT1/ PTR FAMILY 5.2-like isoform X2: MESLLFHWYEVFERMAYFGIASNLVIYLTDKLHEGTVNSANNVTNWAGTVWLTPILGAYIADTYLGRYWTFVIASGIYLLGMCLLTLTVSLPTLKPPSCGYEVKAVDCNKPASSLQVGIFYFALYIIAIGTGGTKANISTMGADQFDDFEPKERFHKLSFFNWWVFSIFFGTLFSNTFLIYIQDNVGWSLGYGLPTIGLLISVLVFLVGTPFYRHKLPSGSPIIKITKVLAAAVRKWKVTVPNDPKELHELRLEEYAKYGKYRIEYTPSLRFLNKAAVKTRAASPWMLCPVTQVEETKQMMKMLPILIATIIPSVIVAQSNTLFIKQGATLNRSMGPHFQIPPACLQAFVTIFMLISIVIYDRFFVPTVRRYTKNPRGISLLQRLGIGLTLHVIIMVTAYLAERKRLKVARENQIFGKSDTVPLTVFILLPQFGLVGIADAFVEVAKLELFYDQAPESMKSLGTSYFTSTFGIGNFLSSFLLKTVANITKRHGHKGWILDNLNASHLDYYYAFLAILSFLNFFFFLLIAKHFVYNVDVTESKRGIATETSGKASSQDNEALKTGLS; the protein is encoded by the exons ATGGAAAGCTTGTTATTTCATT ggtATGAAGTGTTTGAGAGGATGGCATATTTTGGGATTGCATCAAATCTAGTGATATATCTAACCGATAAGCTCCATGAAGGCACTGTAAACTCTGCAAACAATGTGACCAACTGGGCTGGTACTGTATGGTTGACACCCATTTTAGGTGCCTACATTGCAGATACTTATCTCGGCCGATATTGGACTTTTGTCATTGCATCAGGAATTTATCTCTTG GGAATGTGCCTCTTAACCCTAACAGTCTCATTGCCAACCTTAAAACCACCATCTTGTGGTTATGAGGTCAAAGCAGTGGACTGCAACAAACCAGCCTCATCTTTGCAAGTGggtatattttattttgctttataCATAATTGCTATTGGGACTGGTGGAACCAAGGCCAACATTTCAACCATGGGGGCAGACCAATTTGATGACTTTGAGCCAAAGGAAAGGTTCCACAAGCTCTCCTTCTTTAATTGGTGGGTGTTTAGCATTTTCTTTGGCACCCTCTTCTCAAACACTTTCTTGATCTACATACAAGATAATGTGGGTTGGAGCCTTGGCTATGGCCTTCCAACAATTGGCCTATTGATTTCAGTTTTGGTGTTCTTGGTGGGTACTCCATTTTATAGACACAAACTGCCTTCAGGGAGTCCTATCATTAAGATAACTAAAGTACTTGCGGCTGCTGTAAGGAAGTGGAAGGTAACTGTCCCAAATGACCCAAAAGAGCTTCATGAGTTGAGATTGGAAGAATATGCCAAATATGGGAAATACAGAATTGAGTACACCCCTTCATTAAG ATTCCTTAACAAAGCAGCGGTAAAGACCAGGGCAGCCTCACCATGGATGTTATGTCCAGTGACCCAAGTAGAAGAAACCAAGCAAATGATGAAAATGCTTCCAATTTTGATTGCAACAATTATACCAAGCGTCATAGTAGCTCAATCAAATACACTTTTTATCAAACAAGGCGCCACCCTAAATAGGAGCATGGGTCCTCATTTTCAAATCCCTCCAGCATGCCTCCAAGCATTTGTGACCATCTTCATGCTGATAAGCATCGTAATCTATGACCGCTTCTTCGTTCCAACAGTCCGGCGCTACACAAAGAACCCTAGAGGGATTTCATTACTACAAAGACTAGGAATTGGCCTTACGTTGCATGTTATTATCATGGTCACAGCTTACCTTGCTGAAAGAAAGAGACTCAAGGTTGCAAGAGAAAACCAAATATTTGGCAAAAGTGATACAGTTCCTCTTACTGTTTTCATTCTCCTCCCTCAGTTTGGATTGGTGGGCATCGCTGATGCCTTTGTGGAAGTTGCAAAGCTAGAGTTGTTCTATGACCAGGCTCCAGAAAGCATGAAAAGCCTGGGAACCTCATATTTCACTAGTACCTTTGGAATTGGTAACTTCCTCAgtagttttcttttaaaaacaGTGGCTAATATCACCAAAAGGCATGGCCACAAGGGCTGGATTTTGGATAATCTAAATGCATCTCATTTAGATTACTATTATGCTTTCTTAGCCATCCTCAGCtttctcaacttcttcttctttctgcttATAGCTAAGCACTTTGTTTACAATGTTGACGTGACAGAATCCAAGAGGGGCATAGCCACGGAAACCTCAGGAAAAGCATCATCTCAAGATAATGAAGCCTTGAAGACGGGACTAAGCTGA
- the LOC142620616 gene encoding uncharacterized protein LOC142620616, with protein sequence MGTVSSTLHLKVKYPTHGRVGELLVSQAMARQCLMSAITRPPKNSEVEAGSTYQRMVTRMFESQIGRNMEAYIDDMVIIEDHLANLEEIFSVLKEHKLRLNASKCSFELPLQALLRKSEYIGRVAKWGTRLRAYDVKYMPRPSIKGQILADFVVEFTEGNIKKDEEIMGVMVTSSIIIPLWKVYIDGASNRKVAGIGIVLITPEKLIVEKSLRLGFLAINNKAKYEALLASITMFDSKAFKRYCGDLGIRNGYSTPAYPHRNGQAEATNKVIVAGLKKRPDDAKGKWVDELHHVLWTYRTNPRRSTGGTPFAMTYGVEAVIPLESGFLTLKYDQFNVEEDNHMLLDSLDTAEERREVAIVIMACYQKKLKQSYDKGVKLRPLAPGELVLRKVVGTTKNPAWGKLGPNWEGPYRITSTAGIRVYYLEDLDENAIPRPWNTTCKDKEQVMNKL encoded by the exons ATGGGTACGGTCTCATCGACGTTGCACTTGAAGGTCAAGTATCCCACTCATGGAAGAGTGGGAGAATTACTCGTCAGTCAAGCAATGGCAAGGCAGTGTTTGATGTCTGCAATTACTCGGCCTCCCAAGAATTCTGAAGTGGAGGCAG GATCCACATATCAAAGAATGGTGACTCGAATGTTTGAGTCACAGATAGGAAGGAATATGGAGGCTtacattgatgatatggtgATTATAGAGGATCATTTAGCAAACTTGGAAGAGATATTCTCAGTTCTGAAAGAACACAAGTTACGCCTGAATGCCTCCAAGTGCTCCTTTGAG CTCCCTTTACAAGCTCTTCTGAGGAAATCAGAATACATTGGcagagtggcaaaatggggaacaaGGCTCAGAGCCTACGATGTCAAGTACATGCCTCGGCCTTCCATTAAGGGGCAAATCCTTGCAGACTTTGTGGTGGAATTCACCGAGGGTAACATCAAAAAGGATGAGGAGATTATGGGGGTAATGGTTACCTCATCCATCATAATTCCCCTGTGGAAGGTTTACATTGATGGAGCGTCTAATCGAAAGGTAGCAGGAATTGGTATTGTGTTGATTACTCCCGAGAAGTTGATCGTGGAGAAATCATTACGGTTAGGTTTCCTAGCTATTAATAATAAAGCCAAGTATGAGGCCCTTCTAGCAAGTATCACAATG tttgatagtaaagcctTCAAAAGATATTGTGGGGACCTGGGAATTAGGAATGGGTATTCTACACCCGCCTATCCCCATAGAAATGGTCAGGCTGAGGCCACCAACAAGGTTATCGTGGCTGGATTGAAGAAAAGGCCGGATGATGCAAAAGGAAAGTGGGTGGACGAGTTACACCATGTGTTATGGACCTATCGCACCAACCCCCGTAGATCAACAGGAGGGACTCCTTTCGCAATGACATACGGGGTAGAGGCTGTGATCCCTCTGGAGTCAGGATTCCTGACCTTGAAATATGATCAGTTTAATGTTGAAGAAGACAATCATATGCTCCTTGATAGCCTTGATACGGCCGAGGAGAGAAGAGAAGTAGCAATAGTAATAATGGCTTGTTATCAGAAAAAACTCAAGCAAAGTTATGACAAGGGAGTGAAGTTGAGGCCATTGGCTCCAGGAGAACTTGTACTTAGAAAGGTGGTGGGAACAACAAAGAACCCTGCTTGGGGCAAGCTAGGCCCTAATTGGGAAGGGCCATACAGAATTACTTCCACAGCTGGCATTAGGGTTTATTATTTAGAAGACTTGGATGAAAATGCAATTCctcgtccatggaat ACTACATGTAAGGACAAAGAACAGGTTATGAATAAGCTATAA